From the genome of Nicotiana sylvestris chromosome 2, ASM39365v2, whole genome shotgun sequence, one region includes:
- the LOC104233251 gene encoding tRNA ligase 1-like has translation MMKKKAFPAAFKCYYNFHKINDLSSGNLPFKMVIHVQEDSGFQRYQKEMRKDPALWPLYRGFFIDLDLFKANEEEASEMVQCSNMGKNEEDSSLADEDANLMVKLKFLPYKLRTFLIRNGLSTLRKGPSAYSTYYLRQMKIWNTSAAKQQELSKMLDEWAVYICTHYRKKSLSSWTYLSEAEPFLEQYAKRSPQNQALIGSAGNFVEVEDIMATVEGQDVDGGLKSEKDIAPSSPNISTKDMVAENDGLIVFFPGIPGCAKSALCMEILNASGGLGDGRPVHSLMGDRVKCKYWQNVVGERRRKPHSVMLADKNAPNEEAWRQIENVCLSTNASAIPVIPDSEGTEINPFSVDALAVFIFRVLHRANHPGNLGKSSPNAGYVLLMFYHFYEGKSRQEFESELIERFGSLVRMPLLKPERPPLPDSVRSIIEEGIYLYKLHTNKHRRLGSRKGTYAKDWVKWEKQLRDILLGNADYLNSIQVPFEFVVKEVLEQLRAIVRGEYAAPTSKKGKLESIVFAAVNLPVPEILGLLNDLAQKNPKVGDFLKDKSIDNYIQNAHLTLAHKRSHGVNVFADYSSFLHQKVSVEVTALLFSEKLAALEAEPGFVEGEKVNSKNHWPHVTVWTGERVAAREANTMPQLLSQGKATRIDINPPVTITGTFEFYI, from the exons atgatgaagaagaaggcCTTTCCTGCTGCTTTCAAGTGTTACTATAACTTCCATAAAATTAATGATTTATCAAGTGGCAACCTGCCTTTCAAAATGGTGATCCATGTACAAGAAGATTCAGGCTTCCAGCGTTACCAGAAAGAGATGAG GAAGGATCCAGCATTGTGGCCTTTATATCGAG GCTTTTTCATTGACCTGGATTTATTCAAGGCCAATGAGGAGGAAGCTTCTGAAATGGTACAATGTAGCAATATGGGAAAAAATGAAGAGGACAGTAGTTTAGCTGATGAAGATGCAAATCTGATGGTCAAGTTGAAATTTCTTCCTTACAAG TTGAGAACTTTTCTGATCCGTAATGGCTTGTCGACTCTGCGCAAAGGCCCCTCTGCTTACAGCACTTATTACCTGAG GCAAATGAAAATTTGGAATACTTCAGCAGCCAAGCAACAGGAACTCAGCAAGATGCTTGATGAATG GGCAGTATATATATGCACACACTATCGGAAGAAGTCATTATCATCATGGACATACCTAAGTGAAGCTGAGCCCTTCCTTGAACAATATGCAAAACGTAGTCCACAAAATCAGGCTTTGATTGGATCTGCTGGAAATTTTGTCGAAGTTGAAGATATCATGGCCACTGTTGAAGGACAAGATGTAGATGGTGGTCTCAAGTCGGAGAAAGATATTGCACCTTCAAGCCCTAATATTTCCACCAAAGACATGGTTGCGGAGAATGATGGTCTCATTGTTTTCTTTCCAG GAATACCAGGTTGTGCTAAATCTGCTCTTTGTATGGAAATACTGAATGCTTCAGGAGGGCTTGGAGATGGACGACCAGTTCATAGTTTAATGGGTGATCGTGTTAAAT GCAAATATTGGCAAAATGTTGTTGGTGAACGCCGAAGAAAACCTCACTCAGTTATGCTTGCTGACAAGAATGCACCAAATGAGGAAGCATGGAGACAG ATTGAGAACGTGTGCCTAAGCACCAATGCATCTGCTATTCCAGTTATACCTGATTCAGAAG GAACTGAAATCAATCCATTCTCTGTTGATGCACTTGCGGTTTTTATATTCCGAGTACTTCACCGAGCTAATCACCCG GGGAATCTTGGCAAGTCATCTCCAAATGCTGGATATGTGCTGCTAATGTTTTATCACTTTTATGAGGGAAAG AGTCGTCAGGAGTTCGAGAGTGAGCTTATTGAACGTTTTGGCTCTCTTGTCAGAATGCCTCTATTGAAACCTGAAAG GCCCCCTCTTCCGGATTCTGTGAGGTCTATTATTGAGGAGGGAATCTATCTGTACAAGCTTCACACGAACAAACATAGAAG ATTGGGGTCTAGAAAAGGGACATATGCTAAAGATTGGGTTAAATGGGAGAAGCAATTGAGGGATATTCTACTTGGAAATGCCGACTACCTCAATTCAATACAG GTTCCATTTGAATTTGTTGTTAAAGAAGTCTTGGAACAACTGAGAGCTATTGTAAGGGGTGAGTATGCAGCGCCTACTTCTAAGAAGGGGAAGCTTGAATCTATTGTGTTTGCTGCTGTCAACCTGCCAGTGCCAGAAATTCTAGGTCTTCTGAATGAC CTAGCCCAAAAAAATCCGAAAGTTGGTGATTTCTTGAAGGACAAAAGCATAGACAACTACATTCAGAATGCCCATTTGACCTTGGCTCACAAGAGAAGTCACGGTGTCAATGTATTTGCCGATTACAGTTCCTTTCTTCACCAAAAGGTGTCAGTAGAGGTGACTGCGTTGTTGTTCTCCGAAAAATTGGCTGCACTAGAAGCGGAGCCTGGCTTTGTTGAAGGTGAAAAGGTCAATTCCAAAAATCATTGGCCTCATGTCACAGTATGGACCGGCGAAAGAGTTGCAGCCAGAGAAGCTAATACAATGCCACAATTACTTTCACAAGGAAAGGCTACTCGAATTGATATAAATCCACCGGTCACTATAACGGGTACTTTTGAATTCTACATATAA
- the LOC104223529 gene encoding uncharacterized protein: MTRQVDMLKFADTWISDISPMARLLLEDNKDLARKCTVLWNADVGFEIGEGLHNHVVNLTDKVCTCRAWQLRGIPCQHVVLAYYHINEEPEQAVEHWYKRDTFLKAYKYFIQPMTNMKMWPETNNPKIEPPKPKLMPGRPQRNRRKGKDEPKKKYGKLPSVE; encoded by the coding sequence ATGACTAGGCAAGTGGATATGTTGAAATTTGCTGATACTTGGATATCTGATATATCACCTATGGCAAGGCTATTGTTAGAGGATAACAAAGACCTTGCTAGAAAATGTACTGTCCTTTGGAATGCTGATGTTGGATTTGAGATTGGAGAAGGGCTGCATAATCATGTAGTTAATCTGACTGATAAGGTTTGCACTTGTAGAGCTTGGCAGTTGAGGGGTATTCCATGTCAACATGTTGTTCTTGCATACTATCACATAAACGAAGAACCTGAACAGGCAGTAGAGCATTGGTATAAGAGGGATACCTTCTTAAAAGCATACAAGTATTTCATCCAGCCTATGACAAATATGAAGATGTGGCCTGAAACCAACAATCCTAAGATAGAGCCTCCCAAACCTAAACTCATGCCTGGTAGACCTCAGAGGAACAGAAGAAAAGGCAAAGATGAACCAAAAAAGAAATATGGAAAGTTGCCAAGTGTGGAGTGA